Proteins encoded within one genomic window of Nomia melanderi isolate GNS246 chromosome 8, iyNomMela1, whole genome shotgun sequence:
- the LOC143174787 gene encoding chymotrypsin-2-like, translating into MFWSIYIFAIVAVFEAHAATINEITKIVGGSAAEEGQYPYQASLRYKSRHFCGGSVLNKRWILTAAHCLTSFNNTGITVALGTNTLDKGGDMYQSEKVIVHPRYSSALIRNDIGLIRMSKDIVFGDKVQPISLPNENFSKIDYPAILSGWGTTSYPGESPNELQHIELSVIDQKQCLNASFRITNDNICTLNKKGEGACHGDSGGPLVADHQQIGVVSWGIPCARGRPDVFTRVYSYNQWIKKYIEDGN; encoded by the exons CGGCaactataaatgaaattacaaaaatcgTCGGTGGTTCAGCTGCTGAAGAGGGACAGTACCCTTATCAAGCTTCCCTCCGTTATAAAAGTCGCCATTTTTGCGGTGGATCCGTGTTGAACAAGCGATGGATATTGACAGCAGCTCACTGCTTAACAAG CTTCAATAATACTGGAATAACCGTTGCTCTTGGTACCAACACTTTGGACAAGGGCGGTGACATGTATCAGTCCGAAAAAGTAATTGTTCACCCAAGATACAGTTCTGCGTTGATCAGAAACGATATTGGATTGATTAGAATGTCCAAGGATATCGTTTTCGGAGACAAAGTGCAACCCATTTCATTACCGAATGAAAACTTCAGTAAAATTGATTACCCGGCTATATTATCTGGTTGGGGAACCACCAGC TACCCAGGAGAGTCCCCGAATGAACTGCAACACATCGAGTTGAGCGTGATTGATCAAAAACAATGTTTAAATGCTAGCTTTCGTATCACCAACGACAATATCTGCACACTTAACAAGAAGGGTGAAGGCGCTTGTCAC GGTGATTCTGGTGGTCCTTTGGTTGCCGACCATCAACAAATCGGTGTCGTATCCTGGGGAATACCGTGCGCCAGAGGACGTCCAGATGTATTCACTCGTGTCTATAGTTACAATCAGtggataaagaaatatattgagGATGGCAATTAA